Genomic segment of Candidatus Eisenbacteria bacterium:
CGAATGGCGCCCGCCCCTCTTGCCCGCGCCGGTCGCGCTCTGGTCCCTGGTCGTCGCGGGACACCTGGCGGCGAGCCATGCGCCGCTTCCGTCGCGCCTCGAAGAGCCCGCGCGAGCCGGAGCGCTCGCGATCGGCGGGGCGTCCCTGCTCGCCGGCTCGTGGCGGGAGCGCCGCCCCGGGTTCGGGCGGCGCGCGTCGATCCGTGAGGGACTGGAAGCGCTCACCGGCGCGCTCGCCGCGGCGCTCGCGGGCGCCGCCCTCGGAGCGGAGGCCGATCGCGCCGCGTGGCCGCTCCCGGTTCACCCGCGCGAGACGGCGATCGTCGTCGAGGGGATCGTGCTCGACACGGCGTCGATCGATGCGACGCCTCCCGCGGTCCTGTTCCACGCGCGACGCGTGCGCGTGGGGGAAACGGAGCGCGTCGTGAGCGCGCGTCTCACGCTGCGATGGCACGACGACGCGGTGCCGCCGCGATGGATCGTTCCCGGGCTCTGGCTCCGTGCGGAGGGACGGTACCGGCCGCCCGAGGACGCGCGCAATCCGGGGCAGAGCGCGCCGGGCCGGTGGCTCGAGCGGCTCGGCATCGCGGGCACGGTCGCCGTGGATCCGCTCTCCGTCGGAGCGCCTCCCGATCCTCCCGAGCGGGGCGGCTCGCCGGGGGCCATCCTCCGGGACCGGATCGCGCGGCTCTTCGCGTCGGAGCTCTCGCCGCCGGTGGGCGCGCTCGCGCGCGGGATGCTCCTCGGAGACCGCTCGGGCATCTCGCCCGCGATCCAGAGCGCGTTCCGGGACGGAGGGACGATCCACATCCTCTCGATCTCGGGACTCCACGTCTGCATCCTCGCCGGATTCCTCGCGCTCGCCGGCACGATCGCGCGGCTGCCGCTCCGAGCGTCCGCGGTGGTGGAGCTTGCGGGGCTCTGGGCCTACGTGACGCTGGTCGGCGCCCCGGCGTGCGCGATCCGCTCCGCGCTCCTCTGGACGGCCGTCCGGAGCGGCCGACTCCTCGGAACCGTCGTGCGCCCGTTCACCGCGTGGGGACTCGCGGGGCTCCTGATCCATCTCGCGGAACCGTCGACGGCCCTCGATCCCGGGTTCCAGCTCTCCTTCCTCGCGGTGCTCGGCCTTGGAGCCTCCGGAGCGCTCTCGCGCCCTCCGGGTCCGTCGCGCTCGCGCGCCGGCCCGCTGGCGGAGCGCGTGCACGCGGCGTGCCGAGGCACGTGGTCCCTCTTCGTTCAGAGCGCGGGGGCGTGCGTCGGAACGGCGGGACTCTCCTCGCGCCTCTTCGGCTCCATCCCGGTCGTCGGACTCCTCCTCAATCTCGCGGTGATCCCGATCTGTACGCTCTTCATGGCCGAGACGGCGCTCCTTCTCGCGGCGGCGGCTGCCGGTCTCGATCCCGTGCGCGAGGCGGCCGCGGGCGCCGCGGAGGCGTCGGGTCTCCTCCTGCTCGCGGTGAACGCATGGGGCGCCCGTCTTCTCGACCCCTGGATCACGCGGGAGGTCGCGCCGGCCTGGGGGCTCGCGGTGGCCGCGCTGACGCTCCTCATCGCCTGGGCGACGATCGAATCCGTGCGCGGCGGAAGGGTGGCGCGCCGCACCGCCGCCCTGTGGGCGCTCGGGGCGCTGTCGATCTCGGCGTTCGCTCCGGTTCTTCCGGATGTCGCGTCGAGCCCTTCCACGTTGCCGCGATCCGCCGTCGTGGTCTCGCTCGACATCGGCCAGGGGGACGCGACGTGGATCGGGTTCGAGGACGGCGCTTCGCTTCTCTGCGACGCGGGCCCTCGCGACGAACGGCGCGACATGGGAGCGCGCGTGATCGAGCCGGCGCTGCGAGAGGAGGGATTCGCGCCTCCCGCGGCCGTCCTCTCCCACGCGCACCTGGATCACTTCGGGGGCTTCGAGTGGCTCGCGCGACGCGGATGGATTCGCGATGTGTGGGAGAACGGCAGCGATCCGGACGGGCACTGGCGTGAGGGGATCGCGGCAGGGCTGCGCGAACGGGGCCGCGCGTTCCGACCCGTGCGGCGCGACACCACGGCGCTCCTCGGACGGAACGCGCGGATGAGGCTCCTTCCCGGCCCGGCCCACGGCGCGGAGAACGACCGCTCGCTTGCCGCGCACATCGAGATCGAAGGCCGGACCATCCTGCTCTCGGGGGACCTCGAGGCGGCCGGAGAGGAGGCGCTCCTGCCGAGGCTCGGGCGCTGCGACGTGCTCAAGGCGCCGCATCACGGCAGCCGTACGTCGAGCGCGCCGGAGTGGATCGAACGAATCCGGCCTTCGATCCTGCTCGTCTCCTGCGGCGAGCGGAACCGGTTCGGCCATCCCGACGCGGCGGTGATGG
This window contains:
- a CDS encoding ComEC/Rec2 family competence protein is translated as EWRPPLLPAPVALWSLVVAGHLAASHAPLPSRLEEPARAGALAIGGASLLAGSWRERRPGFGRRASIREGLEALTGALAAALAGAALGAEADRAAWPLPVHPRETAIVVEGIVLDTASIDATPPAVLFHARRVRVGETERVVSARLTLRWHDDAVPPRWIVPGLWLRAEGRYRPPEDARNPGQSAPGRWLERLGIAGTVAVDPLSVGAPPDPPERGGSPGAILRDRIARLFASELSPPVGALARGMLLGDRSGISPAIQSAFRDGGTIHILSISGLHVCILAGFLALAGTIARLPLRASAVVELAGLWAYVTLVGAPACAIRSALLWTAVRSGRLLGTVVRPFTAWGLAGLLIHLAEPSTALDPGFQLSFLAVLGLGASGALSRPPGPSRSRAGPLAERVHAACRGTWSLFVQSAGACVGTAGLSSRLFGSIPVVGLLLNLAVIPICTLFMAETALLLAAAAAGLDPVREAAAGAAEASGLLLLAVNAWGARLLDPWITREVAPAWGLAVAALTLLIAWATIESVRGGRVARRTAALWALGALSISAFAPVLPDVASSPSTLPRSAVVVSLDIGQGDATWIGFEDGASLLCDAGPRDERRDMGARVIEPALREEGFAPPAAVLSHAHLDHFGGFEWLARRGWIRDVWENGSDPDGHWREGIAAGLRERGRAFRPVRRDTTALLGRNARMRLLPGPAHGAENDRSLAAHIEIEGRTILLSGDLEAAGEEALLPRLGRCDVLKAPHHGSRTSSAPEWIERIRPSILLVSCGERNRFGHPDAAVMGRYRRVGTEILRTDREGAIRLTITRAGAWISTRAHPAPRWLGWRDDSR